In Paenibacillus algicola, a genomic segment contains:
- the selD gene encoding selenide, water dikinase SelD, whose translation MNPSNNIKLTSLSSKGGCGCKIGPADLAEVIRTLPPAEPNPDLLVGLDTSDDAGVYRLSDELAIVQTVDFFTPIVDDPYSFGQIAAANAISDIYAMGGTPLTALNIVAFPISTLDKSILSDILRGAGDKLKEAGITLVGGHSIDDKEPKFGLAVTGTIHPGKVRTNAGAKPGDKLVLTKPIGVGILSSSIKKDLLSKEEVERLTAVMSQLNKIAAEVMAHYTVHACTDVTGFGLMGHALEMAKGSGTGITITKSDVPLLPRVRELAEAGVIPGGTKNNHEHVKGDVDFPDEMDQIDRWILCDAVTSGGLLISVQGDEADQLLQQLKERGLEAAVIGRVGEEHQGRITVE comes from the coding sequence ATGAATCCATCCAACAACATTAAGCTAACCTCGCTTTCGTCCAAAGGCGGCTGCGGCTGCAAGATTGGCCCTGCCGATCTGGCAGAGGTCATTCGCACATTGCCGCCCGCCGAGCCGAATCCGGACCTGCTGGTCGGACTTGATACGAGCGACGATGCCGGCGTATACCGCCTGAGTGACGAGCTGGCCATCGTGCAGACCGTTGATTTCTTCACCCCGATTGTCGATGATCCATATTCCTTCGGCCAGATTGCAGCCGCCAACGCAATCAGTGACATTTATGCTATGGGAGGCACACCGTTAACGGCTCTGAATATTGTGGCGTTTCCGATTTCAACACTGGACAAGAGCATCCTGTCTGACATCCTAAGAGGAGCCGGGGACAAGCTGAAGGAGGCAGGAATTACGCTCGTCGGAGGGCATTCCATTGATGATAAAGAGCCGAAATTCGGTCTGGCCGTTACCGGAACCATTCATCCCGGCAAGGTCCGCACCAATGCCGGAGCCAAGCCTGGAGACAAGCTGGTACTCACGAAGCCGATCGGTGTCGGTATTTTATCCAGCTCCATCAAGAAGGATCTGCTGAGCAAGGAAGAGGTGGAACGCCTGACCGCAGTCATGTCACAGCTGAACAAAATAGCTGCCGAGGTGATGGCTCATTACACCGTACATGCCTGCACTGACGTGACAGGCTTCGGCTTGATGGGTCATGCGCTGGAGATGGCGAAGGGCAGCGGCACCGGCATTACGATAACCAAGTCAGACGTGCCCCTCCTGCCAAGAGTAAGGGAGCTGGCTGAGGCCGGCGTCATTCCGGGAGGAACGAAGAATAACCATGAGCATGTGAAGGGCGATGTCGATTTCCCGGACGAGATGGATCAGATTGACCGCTGGATTCTGTGTGATGCCGTAACCTCTGGCGGATTGCTAATCTCTGTACAGGGCGATGAAGCGGACCAATTGCTGCAGCAGCTGAAAGAGAGAGGCCTGGAGGCCGCTGTCATTGGCCGTGTCGGGGAGGAGCACCAAGGAAGAATCACCGTTGAATAA
- a CDS encoding permease, with amino-acid sequence MSGPKALIPIGQQHRRKTVWLAVLFVLITIAGLTYVKWWPYYGKALSAAAERSIGTSILDAGRSAGTPSLQAAWEYALLYFKAVWKAAVLGILLGTLLQSMLPSQWLLKVLGKTTFGSTAAGGLAALPGMMCSCCAAPVAIGMRKQKVSTGAALAFWIGNPTLNPAVLVFMTFVLSWKFTLLRLFFGILLTFGVSYLANRFADPKAVADLHSVEASERDQAAEPWWKRWVSNMASMLLKVIPAYVLAVLILGALQVWMFPHLGETAGNDLIMIFFFAVMGMLFVIPTAAEIPIIQSFMAFGLGTGPAAALLLTLPAISLPSLLMLRKSFPAKVLGFVILSVVALGILCGIAGMLVL; translated from the coding sequence GTGTCAGGTCCAAAAGCCTTGATCCCAATCGGTCAACAGCACCGCCGTAAGACGGTCTGGCTGGCCGTTTTGTTTGTTTTGATTACCATTGCCGGGCTGACCTATGTCAAATGGTGGCCCTACTATGGAAAAGCCTTGTCTGCCGCAGCAGAACGCAGCATCGGCACATCGATCCTGGATGCCGGGCGGAGCGCGGGCACGCCTTCCTTGCAGGCGGCCTGGGAGTATGCCCTTCTGTATTTCAAGGCGGTCTGGAAAGCGGCGGTGCTCGGAATTCTGCTCGGGACACTGCTCCAGAGCATGCTGCCTTCCCAATGGCTGCTCAAGGTGCTCGGGAAGACCACCTTTGGAAGCACCGCGGCGGGCGGCCTCGCCGCTTTGCCCGGCATGATGTGCTCCTGCTGCGCGGCACCCGTTGCGATCGGAATGCGCAAACAGAAGGTGTCCACGGGCGCTGCGCTCGCCTTTTGGATCGGCAACCCCACGCTGAATCCGGCCGTGCTTGTTTTTATGACATTTGTGCTATCGTGGAAGTTTACGCTGCTGCGGCTGTTCTTCGGAATTCTGCTTACCTTCGGTGTGAGCTATCTGGCTAACCGTTTCGCGGACCCCAAGGCGGTCGCGGACCTTCACAGCGTTGAAGCTAGTGAAAGAGATCAGGCAGCGGAGCCTTGGTGGAAGCGCTGGGTGTCCAACATGGCGAGCATGCTTCTCAAAGTGATTCCCGCTTACGTGCTGGCTGTATTGATCCTGGGTGCCCTGCAGGTCTGGATGTTCCCTCATCTTGGAGAGACGGCAGGCAATGACCTTATCATGATCTTCTTCTTTGCTGTTATGGGAATGCTGTTTGTAATTCCAACAGCCGCTGAGATCCCGATCATTCAATCCTTTATGGCGTTCGGATTAGGAACCGGGCCTGCTGCTGCCCTGCTTCTTACACTCCCGGCGATCAGCCTTCCCTCTCTTCTGATGCTGCGGAAATCTTTTCCGGCTAAGGTCTTAGGGTTTGTCATTCTCTCCGTAGTGGCCCTCGGGATTTTGTGCGGGATCGCCGGAATGCTGGTGCTGTAA
- a CDS encoding peptidylprolyl isomerase gives MKENESQSSLGGQNEENLEQEQKPVSSVEEQELHEVRRAEADGSQEAISSQPVQEEARAGGNGGGGKGWMVASIVLAAALIVVLIVRPFEKDTSSEPVASVNNVAITKQDLYDSLVEAGGEMTLDSLITEEIINQEVAKQSIEVTDAEVTAEIESLKSMFKSEEEFNNVLMQNGLTLDILKEQSMEQLKMKKLLGDKINVTEDEVKQMFDQVKDNFSSPEQVRASHILVETEEEAKAVIKQLDEGADFAAIAAEKNEDATKDKGGDLGFFQEVGQMDPAFSEAAFKLEKGTYSKEPVESSFGFHIILVTDRTEAVNPTLEDKQEALRTQLETSQAMQQSETYIQELKGKAKITNTLEKAEEPAAEESPAAEQPSDSTK, from the coding sequence ATGAAAGAGAACGAATCACAGTCCAGCCTAGGCGGACAGAATGAGGAAAACCTGGAGCAGGAGCAGAAGCCTGTTTCCTCTGTAGAGGAGCAGGAGCTTCATGAGGTCCGCAGAGCAGAAGCAGACGGGAGCCAGGAAGCCATTTCGAGTCAGCCTGTTCAGGAAGAAGCACGCGCCGGGGGGAACGGCGGAGGTGGGAAAGGCTGGATGGTGGCCTCCATTGTGCTTGCTGCAGCGCTCATCGTAGTATTAATTGTCCGCCCGTTTGAGAAGGATACCAGCAGCGAGCCGGTGGCATCTGTGAATAACGTCGCCATCACGAAGCAGGATCTGTACGATTCTCTCGTTGAAGCCGGCGGAGAGATGACCCTGGATAGCCTCATTACAGAAGAGATTATCAACCAAGAGGTCGCCAAGCAGTCCATTGAGGTTACCGATGCCGAGGTAACTGCAGAGATTGAATCCTTGAAGAGCATGTTCAAGTCCGAGGAAGAGTTTAATAATGTGCTGATGCAGAATGGCCTGACTCTGGACATTTTGAAAGAACAGAGCATGGAGCAGTTGAAGATGAAGAAGCTCCTCGGAGACAAAATCAACGTCACAGAAGATGAAGTCAAGCAAATGTTTGATCAGGTGAAAGACAACTTCTCCTCGCCGGAGCAGGTTCGTGCCTCCCACATTCTGGTGGAAACCGAGGAAGAAGCCAAGGCGGTGATCAAGCAGCTGGATGAGGGAGCCGATTTCGCGGCCATCGCTGCCGAGAAGAATGAGGACGCGACGAAAGATAAAGGCGGGGATCTCGGCTTCTTCCAGGAAGTCGGACAGATGGATCCGGCCTTCTCTGAAGCAGCCTTCAAGCTGGAAAAGGGCACGTACAGCAAAGAGCCGGTGGAATCCTCTTTCGGATTTCATATCATACTCGTGACCGACCGCACCGAAGCTGTGAATCCGACGCTGGAGGACAAGCAGGAGGCTTTACGCACTCAGCTCGAAACCTCCCAGGCCATGCAGCAGTCCGAAACCTATATTCAGGAGCTGAAAGGCAAGGCGAAGATTACGAACACCCTGGAGAAGGCGGAGGAGCCAGCAGCCGAAGAAAGCCCAGCGGCAGAACAGCCATCCGACTCCACCAAGTAA
- a CDS encoding LytTR family transcriptional regulator DNA-binding domain-containing protein, whose protein sequence is MIMYAPGSRNIYEDFVVETDILFFKTGSHSLVSFHGKNYNIKKRMSADRMTALLSGKQFYNVGGSCYVNVDKITEVEQGIIYFGEKSPTAKVLRIPRWRQEPLKRFLASSKQPVS, encoded by the coding sequence ATGATAATGTACGCGCCGGGTTCCAGAAATATTTATGAGGACTTCGTGGTGGAGACGGACATTCTGTTCTTTAAGACCGGATCTCATAGCTTGGTCAGCTTCCACGGCAAGAACTACAATATAAAGAAAAGAATGTCTGCCGACCGAATGACCGCCCTTCTCTCTGGCAAGCAATTTTACAATGTCGGAGGAAGCTGCTACGTGAATGTCGATAAGATCACAGAGGTAGAGCAGGGTATTATTTATTTCGGGGAGAAATCCCCGACCGCCAAGGTGCTTCGAATTCCACGCTGGAGACAAGAGCCGCTGAAACGGTTCCTGGCTTCGAGCAAGCAGCCTGTCAGCTAA
- a CDS encoding aldose 1-epimerase: protein MNLKAYEGQYQGEPAVWLKCESYEAAILPGVGGNLIAFRDVDQGYRFLREPQEGNMEEFKQNPGVHGIPVLFPPNRYEDGKFPWNGQMYQFPINEEATNNHLHGFLHTIPWEVEDYGVTGRESYVTVRVTVNSQHPVYSMLPHEFTFKLTYTLSMDGLSQRVFIRNEGDQPMPCLLAFHTAVNAPFHVDSSPEDCVVRLSIGERWEMSERMLPTGQLQSLTPEEEQLKGDGVNPYFAGLDNHYSAAPQQGRNTMELTDRRIGKTLVYDAGTSYKQWMIWNNGACKEFFCPEPQINLVNAPNVELPPEQIGLYALNPGDIWEETSRFYLK, encoded by the coding sequence ATGAATCTGAAGGCTTATGAAGGTCAATATCAGGGCGAGCCTGCGGTATGGCTCAAGTGTGAATCCTATGAAGCGGCGATCCTTCCAGGAGTGGGAGGCAATCTGATTGCCTTCCGGGACGTGGATCAGGGATACCGCTTCTTGAGAGAACCGCAAGAGGGGAACATGGAGGAGTTCAAGCAAAATCCCGGTGTACACGGGATTCCAGTGTTGTTTCCGCCCAATCGGTATGAGGATGGGAAATTCCCTTGGAATGGGCAGATGTATCAGTTCCCTATAAATGAGGAAGCGACGAACAACCATTTGCACGGTTTTTTGCATACTATTCCTTGGGAAGTTGAGGATTACGGTGTCACTGGGCGGGAGAGCTACGTGACCGTCCGTGTGACGGTGAATTCGCAGCATCCGGTGTATTCCATGCTTCCACACGAGTTTACCTTCAAGCTGACGTATACCCTAAGCATGGACGGACTTTCTCAACGCGTGTTTATCCGGAATGAAGGAGATCAGCCGATGCCGTGTCTGCTTGCCTTCCATACGGCGGTGAATGCACCGTTTCATGTTGACAGCAGCCCTGAGGATTGTGTGGTCAGGCTAAGTATCGGAGAACGGTGGGAAATGAGTGAGCGGATGCTGCCTACCGGGCAGCTCCAGAGCTTGACGCCCGAAGAAGAACAGCTGAAGGGGGATGGGGTAAATCCGTATTTTGCCGGATTGGACAACCACTATTCCGCCGCGCCGCAGCAGGGGCGAAACACGATGGAGCTGACAGACCGGCGAATCGGCAAGACGCTCGTCTACGATGCCGGTACGTCCTACAAGCAATGGATGATCTGGAACAATGGCGCCTGCAAGGAGTTCTTCTGTCCGGAGCCGCAGATCAATCTTGTGAATGCGCCTAACGTGGAGCTGCCGCCTGAACAAATCGGGCTGTATGCGCTGAACCCGGGTGACATCTGGGAGGAAACGTCCCGCTTTTATCTAAAATAG
- a CDS encoding glycerol-3-phosphate dehydrogenase/oxidase, giving the protein MADSAYDLIIIGGGITGAGIALDAVTRGMKVLLLEMQDFAAGTSSRSTKLVHGGLRYLKQLEVGMVAEVGKERAIVYENGPHVTTPEWMLLPIHKGGTFGKLSTSIGLKVYDFLAGVKKEERRSMLTAAQTLQREPLLKQEGLKGAGYYVEYRTDDARLTLEVLKEAEERGAVVLNYVKAESLRYDAHGHLTGVTVKDMTDGELQNVHGRKIVNATGPWVDQIRELDQSRKGKMLQLTKGVHLVIDQSRFPLQQAVYFDTPDGRMMFAIPRDGKTYVGTTDTLYQEDPVQPHMTEEDQSYILNAIQFMFPQIQLTAPDVESSWAGVRPLIGEEGKSPSEISRKDEVWESHSGLITIAGGKLTGYRKMADMVLQLVTRRIAEEGGPAFEPCRTKHLPISGGHVGGSSGFQAFIQEQTQAGIQLGVEAELARSWAQMYGSNAGVLYQLSHQHGSEGAQYGLPVAVYIPLLYAMIHEMAVKPVDFLIRRTGSLLFNIRWTLAWKQPVIQCMASFLGWSERQQESYAQELEREIERAVHVVDSK; this is encoded by the coding sequence ATGGCTGACTCTGCGTATGATTTGATTATTATTGGCGGAGGGATTACCGGCGCAGGCATTGCTCTGGACGCAGTAACCCGCGGGATGAAGGTGCTGCTGCTGGAGATGCAGGATTTTGCTGCCGGCACGAGCAGCCGATCTACCAAGCTGGTGCACGGAGGCCTCCGGTATTTGAAACAGCTGGAGGTGGGTATGGTGGCAGAGGTCGGGAAGGAACGAGCGATTGTGTATGAGAACGGCCCTCATGTTACCACACCGGAGTGGATGCTGCTGCCTATTCACAAGGGAGGGACCTTCGGCAAGCTCAGCACTTCGATCGGCTTAAAGGTATATGATTTTCTTGCAGGCGTAAAAAAAGAGGAGCGTCGTTCCATGCTGACAGCAGCACAGACGCTGCAGCGGGAGCCGCTTCTGAAGCAGGAAGGGCTGAAGGGTGCCGGCTACTACGTGGAATACCGGACGGATGACGCCCGTCTTACACTCGAGGTGCTGAAGGAAGCAGAAGAGCGGGGTGCCGTCGTGCTTAATTACGTCAAAGCGGAATCACTAAGGTATGATGCGCACGGACATCTGACCGGGGTGACCGTGAAGGATATGACGGATGGGGAGCTTCAGAACGTGCATGGCCGCAAAATTGTCAATGCGACGGGGCCTTGGGTGGATCAGATTCGCGAGCTGGATCAGTCCAGAAAGGGAAAAATGCTGCAGCTGACCAAAGGCGTTCATCTCGTGATTGATCAGAGTCGGTTTCCGCTGCAGCAGGCGGTGTATTTTGATACGCCGGATGGCAGAATGATGTTTGCAATCCCGCGAGATGGCAAGACCTATGTGGGTACGACCGATACTCTCTATCAGGAGGATCCGGTTCAGCCTCATATGACGGAGGAGGACCAGAGTTATATTTTGAATGCCATTCAGTTTATGTTCCCGCAAATTCAACTGACGGCGCCAGATGTAGAGTCTAGCTGGGCAGGGGTACGGCCCTTAATTGGAGAGGAAGGGAAGAGCCCTTCTGAAATCTCCCGAAAGGATGAAGTGTGGGAATCCCATTCCGGTCTGATTACGATCGCTGGCGGAAAGCTTACAGGCTACCGGAAGATGGCGGATATGGTGCTGCAGCTCGTCACCCGAAGAATTGCAGAAGAGGGCGGGCCTGCCTTTGAGCCTTGTCGCACGAAGCACCTTCCCATTTCCGGAGGCCACGTTGGAGGGTCTTCAGGATTTCAAGCTTTCATCCAGGAGCAGACTCAAGCCGGGATACAGCTTGGCGTAGAGGCTGAACTTGCTCGGAGCTGGGCGCAGATGTACGGCTCCAATGCGGGAGTGCTGTATCAGCTGTCCCACCAGCATGGCTCTGAAGGCGCGCAATACGGGCTCCCTGTCGCTGTGTATATTCCACTGCTCTATGCGATGATCCACGAAATGGCGGTAAAGCCTGTCGATTTCCTGATTCGGCGCACCGGCTCGCTGTTATTCAATATCCGCTGGACACTTGCGTGGAAGCAGCCGGTCATTCAGTGCATGGCTTCATTCCTCGGCTGGAGTGAGCGACAGCAGGAAAGCTACGCGCAAGAGCTGGAGCGCGAGATCGAAAGAGCGGTCCATGTCGTCGATAGTAAGTAA
- the glpK gene encoding glycerol kinase GlpK — translation MEKYILALDQGTTSSRAILFNQEGASVYSAQKEFPQYFPQPGWVEQNANEIWGSILAVIATCLSEHGIQTEQIEGIGITNQRETTVVWDKETGIPIYNAIVWQSRQTQDICDRLAREGHQETINRKTGLLIDPYFSATKIRWILDHVEGAQERAERGELLFGTIDSWLIWKLSGGKAHVTDYSNASRTMLFNIHELVWDDELLKLLNIPKEMLPKASPSSEVYANTVSHHFFGREVPIAGAAGDQQAALFGQACFYKGMAKTTYGTGSFMLMNTGEQPVQSKHGLITTIAWGIDGSVQYALEGSVFVSGSAIQWLRDGLRMFREAKDSEAYARRVDSSDGVYVVPAFVGLGSPYWNSEVRGAVFGLTRGTTKEHFIRATLEALAYQTCDVLSVMEQDSGCPIETLRVDGGAALNSFLMEFQSNILNVPVERPVISETTALGAAYLAGLAIGFWKDQEEISRKWSRDRLFQPAMEPARREQLYSGWKKAVAAAMAFH, via the coding sequence ATGGAGAAATACATACTTGCCTTGGATCAAGGCACCACCAGCTCCCGTGCCATCTTGTTCAATCAGGAGGGCGCAAGTGTATATTCCGCTCAAAAGGAATTTCCGCAGTATTTTCCTCAGCCGGGCTGGGTGGAGCAGAATGCGAATGAAATCTGGGGCTCCATTCTGGCGGTCATTGCGACCTGCTTGTCAGAGCATGGCATTCAGACAGAGCAGATCGAAGGGATTGGCATTACGAATCAACGGGAAACGACCGTGGTGTGGGATAAGGAAACCGGAATTCCCATTTATAATGCGATCGTCTGGCAGTCCAGACAGACCCAGGATATTTGTGACCGGCTCGCCCGGGAAGGCCATCAGGAGACCATCAATCGTAAAACAGGTCTACTGATTGACCCTTATTTCTCGGCGACCAAGATCCGGTGGATTCTGGATCACGTAGAAGGAGCACAGGAACGGGCAGAACGGGGGGAATTGCTGTTCGGAACGATCGACAGCTGGCTGATCTGGAAGCTGTCCGGCGGTAAAGCTCATGTGACAGACTACTCTAATGCTTCACGTACGATGCTGTTTAATATCCACGAGCTTGTCTGGGACGATGAGCTGCTAAAGCTTTTAAACATTCCGAAAGAAATGCTGCCAAAGGCTTCCCCATCTTCCGAGGTGTATGCCAATACGGTTAGTCATCACTTTTTTGGGCGGGAGGTGCCGATTGCCGGGGCGGCTGGCGATCAGCAGGCAGCCTTGTTCGGGCAGGCCTGCTTTTACAAGGGGATGGCGAAGACGACATATGGTACCGGCAGCTTCATGCTCATGAACACTGGAGAGCAGCCCGTGCAGTCCAAGCACGGTCTGATTACGACGATTGCATGGGGAATAGATGGCTCCGTCCAATATGCGCTGGAAGGGAGTGTCTTTGTTTCCGGCTCTGCTATTCAATGGCTCCGTGACGGGCTGCGCATGTTCCGCGAGGCTAAGGACAGCGAGGCTTACGCGAGAAGAGTAGACTCTAGCGACGGTGTATATGTTGTGCCGGCCTTTGTCGGGCTGGGAAGTCCATACTGGAACAGTGAGGTGCGGGGCGCGGTGTTTGGATTGACCCGGGGCACTACGAAGGAGCATTTTATCCGGGCAACCCTGGAAGCCCTCGCATATCAGACCTGTGATGTGCTGTCTGTCATGGAGCAGGATAGCGGCTGCCCTATAGAAACGCTCCGGGTAGACGGAGGCGCGGCTTTGAATTCATTTCTGATGGAGTTTCAAAGCAATATACTGAACGTGCCGGTTGAACGGCCTGTGATTAGTGAAACAACAGCTCTGGGAGCCGCTTATCTTGCCGGCCTGGCGATCGGGTTTTGGAAGGATCAGGAAGAGATCAGCCGCAAATGGAGCAGGGACCGACTCTTTCAGCCTGCCATGGAGCCGGCACGACGGGAGCAGTTATATTCAGGCTGGAAGAAAGCTGTAGCTGCTGCCATGGCTTTTCATTAA
- a CDS encoding glycerol-3-phosphate responsive antiterminator, which produces MSFHEQKILPAAKQIKELERILESPYACGVLLDTQMSRLGQLYRLIRQTQKSMLLHADLIQGLKNDEYAADYLCQEIRPDGLISTRSSVIMKAKQKGITAIQRVFMLDTLALEKSYALLEKTQPDYIEVLPGAMPHMIEEVRLRTGIPVIAGGLIRSPQQVEEAIRAGARAVTTSSRELFQHYLPS; this is translated from the coding sequence TTGAGCTTTCATGAGCAAAAAATACTGCCGGCAGCGAAGCAGATCAAAGAGCTGGAGCGTATACTGGAGAGTCCCTATGCCTGCGGTGTGCTGCTGGATACGCAAATGTCACGGCTGGGCCAGCTGTATCGGCTCATCCGGCAGACACAAAAATCCATGCTTCTGCATGCCGATTTGATTCAGGGGCTGAAAAATGATGAGTACGCTGCTGATTATTTATGTCAGGAAATTCGGCCGGACGGTTTAATTTCGACTCGGTCCAGTGTTATTATGAAGGCAAAGCAGAAGGGCATCACCGCCATTCAGCGGGTGTTCATGCTCGATACATTGGCGCTGGAGAAGAGCTACGCATTGCTTGAAAAGACACAGCCGGATTACATCGAGGTGCTGCCAGGGGCCATGCCGCACATGATAGAAGAGGTGCGCTTGCGTACAGGCATTCCCGTCATCGCCGGGGGCTTGATTCGTTCGCCCCAGCAGGTGGAGGAGGCAATCCGGGCTGGAGCACGGGCCGTCACCACCTCAAGCAGAGAGCTGTTTCAGCATTATCTTCCGTCTTGA
- a CDS encoding NAD-dependent succinate-semialdehyde dehydrogenase, giving the protein MLKQAMFIHGEWITASDTMEVINPADGSVLGHVPRGGQDEAVRAVDAAAAAFKSWSSLTAGERGSLMRRWHDLIKQHTEELAEIMTLEQGKPLKEAAGEIAYANSFIDWYAEEGKRIYGETIPASAAGKRIFVTKQPVGVAAAITPWNFPASMITRKAAPALAAGCTVVIKPSEETPYTALKLAELAHEAGIPAGVINVVTGSAAEIGEAWQKDSRVRKLSFTGSTAVGKQLMQGAAETLKKISLELGGHAPFIVTNQADLDKAAQGVLLSKFRNGGQTCICANRIYVQAEVAEEFSRKVTALASRLKVGNGMEDGIDIGPLIHDEAARKVRDHIQDALRKGGRLLTGEQPGSNTSTYISPTIIMDATDDMLCMQEETFGPLAPITVYHTEEEVIDRANNSPYGLAAYVFTEHLGEAVRISEALEYGIVGINDPLPSTAQAPFGGFKQSGLGREGGHYGIEEYVEVKYISLGL; this is encoded by the coding sequence ATGTTAAAACAGGCCATGTTCATTCATGGAGAGTGGATTACTGCTTCTGACACCATGGAGGTGATCAACCCGGCTGACGGCTCTGTTCTGGGGCATGTTCCTCGGGGAGGTCAAGATGAAGCCGTTCGGGCTGTGGATGCTGCTGCGGCAGCGTTCAAGAGCTGGTCGTCACTGACGGCAGGAGAGCGCGGAAGTCTCATGCGCCGCTGGCATGATCTGATCAAGCAGCATACGGAGGAGCTGGCTGAGATCATGACCCTGGAGCAGGGAAAGCCATTGAAGGAAGCAGCGGGAGAGATTGCATATGCTAACAGCTTCATTGACTGGTATGCGGAGGAAGGAAAGCGTATCTATGGTGAAACCATCCCGGCCTCAGCTGCAGGCAAAAGAATCTTTGTCACGAAGCAGCCGGTTGGCGTTGCGGCAGCGATCACGCCTTGGAATTTCCCGGCTTCGATGATTACGCGGAAGGCCGCACCCGCCTTGGCGGCGGGCTGTACGGTCGTGATCAAGCCTTCCGAAGAAACCCCATACACGGCGCTAAAGCTGGCGGAGCTGGCCCATGAAGCCGGCATTCCGGCGGGCGTGATCAATGTCGTGACGGGAAGCGCAGCGGAGATTGGAGAAGCCTGGCAGAAGGACAGCCGGGTACGAAAGCTCTCTTTTACCGGCTCTACAGCCGTGGGCAAGCAGCTGATGCAGGGGGCAGCCGAAACCTTGAAGAAAATTTCTTTGGAGCTTGGCGGTCACGCTCCCTTCATAGTGACGAATCAGGCGGATCTGGATAAGGCTGCGCAGGGTGTCCTATTGTCCAAATTCCGCAATGGTGGTCAAACCTGTATCTGTGCCAACAGAATCTATGTTCAAGCCGAAGTTGCAGAGGAGTTCTCCCGCAAAGTGACAGCTCTGGCTTCCAGGCTGAAGGTTGGCAACGGAATGGAGGATGGGATTGACATCGGGCCGTTAATTCACGATGAGGCAGCGCGCAAGGTGCGAGATCACATTCAGGACGCTTTAAGAAAGGGAGGCAGGCTTCTCACGGGTGAGCAGCCTGGCAGCAATACTAGTACGTATATTTCTCCCACCATCATTATGGATGCCACAGATGATATGCTGTGCATGCAGGAGGAAACGTTCGGACCGCTCGCGCCCATTACGGTGTATCACACGGAGGAAGAGGTTATTGATCGGGCCAATAACAGTCCCTACGGACTCGCGGCATATGTGTTCACAGAACATCTGGGAGAGGCGGTACGAATCTCCGAAGCGCTGGAGTATGGTATTGTTGGAATTAATGATCCGCTACCATCCACAGCCCAGGCACCCTTTGGCGGATTCAAGCAAAGCGGTCTTGGCCGTGAAGGCGGTCATTACGGGATTGAAGAATATGTGGAAGTGAAATATATTTCGCTGGGGCTGTAA
- a CDS encoding ATP-binding cassette domain-containing protein — protein sequence MIQLLNVSKSYNGVQALDQISATIPQGQITSITGPQGSGKSSLLSMISRVISKDSGEIWLDGKEINHWKSTDLSRKTSILKQTRSIGLRLTVRELVAFGRFPHSRGQLNEEDHQYMDEALDSMDLRKLQHTYMHQLNEDDTQRAYIAMIIAQNSDYVLLDEPFQQLNVQQCEDMMTILRRLAAEGQKTIVLAHPEHHCAFCNADCVFALRNGRIEAS from the coding sequence TTGATACAGCTTCTGAATGTGAGCAAATCGTACAATGGTGTGCAGGCACTGGATCAGATTTCAGCAACCATTCCGCAAGGACAGATTACTTCGATCACGGGACCTCAAGGCTCGGGCAAAAGCAGCCTGCTGTCCATGATCAGCAGAGTCATTTCCAAAGACAGCGGTGAAATCTGGCTGGATGGCAAAGAAATTAATCATTGGAAAAGCACTGACCTGTCACGGAAGACATCCATATTGAAGCAGACGCGCTCGATTGGTCTTCGGCTCACAGTTCGGGAGCTGGTCGCGTTCGGACGTTTTCCGCACAGCCGGGGGCAGCTCAATGAGGAAGACCATCAATACATGGATGAAGCTTTAGATAGTATGGACCTTAGAAAGCTGCAGCATACCTATATGCATCAGCTGAACGAGGATGACACCCAGCGGGCATATATCGCGATGATCATAGCCCAGAATTCAGACTACGTGCTGCTGGATGAGCCCTTTCAACAGCTGAATGTCCAGCAATGCGAAGACATGATGACCATCCTGCGCAGGCTGGCAGCCGAGGGGCAGAAGACCATTGTGCTGGCTCATCCTGAGCATCATTGTGCATTTTGCAATGCAGACTGCGTATTTGCACTTCGAAACGGCCGGATCGAGGCCTCCTGA